In Populus nigra chromosome 1, ddPopNigr1.1, whole genome shotgun sequence, one genomic interval encodes:
- the LOC133680800 gene encoding uncharacterized protein LOC133680800: MADPELEAIRQRRMQELMAQRGMGNPQNSEQQKAQEDAKSDAEERRQMMLSQILSSEARERLARIALVKPEKARGVEDVILRAAQMGQIVEKVSEERLISMLEQINNQTTKQTKVTIQRRRSVLDDDD; encoded by the exons ATG GCTGATCCTGAGTTAGAAGCAATTAGACAAAGAAGAATGCAAGAGCTCATGGCTCAACGAGGCATG GGAAATCCGCAAAATTCTGAACAACAGAAGGCCCAAGAAGATGCAAAGAG TGATGCTGAGGAGCGAAGGCAAATGATGCTTAGTCAGATTTTGTCTTCTGAAGCACGAGAAAGAC TTGCCCGAATTGCTCTGGTGAAGCCTGAGAAGGCAAGAGGTGTTGAAGATGTCATCTTGAGAGCTGCTCAAATGGGTCAAATAGTTGAAAAG gttTCTGAGGAGCGGCTCATATCAATGCTGGAACAGATTAACAACCAAACAACCAAGCAGACAAAAGTCACA ATCCAGAGGCGTCGGAGTGTTCTAGATGACGATGATTAA
- the LOC133690433 gene encoding two-pore potassium channel 3-like yields MEKEPLLPYLSPRKRIPQPHPPLFPLPEDDEISLPLPLTPSELKDRLIFGPSSASPRDPSPLLEALTLSLNSPRSSTPNLDFSSFLDSPHLQHHHQQQQQQSWLVDPDCQWTKTNLHRSKTAPAMAVINDLNHPAITKPKFGSQSIVRQAFVLLVLYLSLGVLIYSLNRDKFKGNATNPVVDALYFCIVTMCTIGYGDITPDSTATKLFSILFVLIGFGFVDILLSGMVSYVLDLQESHLLRNVKRGVEKESAGSYIIDVKKGRMRIRMKVGLALGVVVLCIGVGVAFMHFVERLGWLDSLYLSVMSVTTVGYGDRAFTSLAGRIFASIWLLVSTLAVARAFLYLAEARVDKRHRMLAKWVLGQHMTVSEFLAADIDNNGFVSKSEYAIYKLKEMEKVSEKDILQICQQFDRLDTGNCGKITLADLMESQP; encoded by the exons ATGGAGAAAGAGCCTCTACTTCCATACCTAAGCCCAAGAAAGAGAATACCGCAACCACATCCACCCCTTTTCCCTCTCCCTGAAGACGATGAAATCTCTTTGCCTCTCCCTCTAACTCCTTCTGAACTTAAAGACCGCCTTATTTTTGGCCCATCGTCTGCCTCTCCAAGAGACCCTTCTCCTCTCCTTGAAGCCTTGACTCTTTCTCTCAATTCACCAAGATCCTCCACTCCTAATCTAGATTTTAGCTCATTTCTTGATTCTCCTCACTTACAACATCACcatcagcagcagcaacagcaatCTTGGCTTGTTGATCCTGATTGTCAATGGACAAAAACCAATCTTCACAGGTCCAAAACTGCACCTGCTATGGCTGTCATCAATGATCTTAACCACCCTGCCATTACCAAGCCTAAGTTTGGTTCTCAATCAATAGTACGCCAAGCATTTGTTCTCTTGGTACTGTATTTGTCTCTTGGTGTGCTTATATATTCTCTTAATCGTGATAAGTTCAAAGGAAATGCAACGAACCCAGTTGTCGatgctttgtatttttgtattgtgaCAATGTGTACTATTGGTTATGGGGACATTACCCCAGATAGTACTGCTACCAAGTTGTTCTCCATTTTGTTTGTGCTGATTGGTTTTGGTTTCGTTGATATTTTGCTTTCTGGGATGGTTAGTTATGTGCTTGACTTGCAAGAGAGTCATTTGTTGAGGAATGTTAAGAGGGGGGTTGAAAAGGAATCTGCTGGTTCATATATAATTGATGTGAAGAAAGGGAGGATGAGGATAAGAATGAAGGTGGGACTGGCATTAGGTGTCGTGGTTCTTTGTATTGGAGTTGGTGTTGCTTTTATGCATTTTGTCGAAAGGTTAGGATGGTTGGATTCACTTTATCTATCCGTTATGTCGGTTACAACTGTTGGATATGGTGATAGGGCATTCACTTCATTGGCTGGTCGTATTTTCGCTTCCATTTGGTTGCTTGTGTCGACACTTGCTGTTGCTCGAGCATTTTTGTATTTGGCTGAGGCAAGAGTGGATAAGCGGCATAGGATGTTGGCAAAGTGGGTGCTTGGTCAACACATGACTGTCTCTGAGTTTCTTGCTGCAGACATTGACAACAATGGGTTTGTGAG TAAATCAGAGTATGCAATATACAAGCTCAAGGAGATGGAAAAGGTATCGGAGAAGGATATTCTACAGATATGCCAGCAATTTGATAGGCTAGACACCGGCAACTGTGGGAAGATTACACTTGCTGATCTCATGGAAAGCCAGCCTTGA